The following nucleotide sequence is from Gordonia jinghuaiqii.
CGCCGTCGGGCGCGATGCCGGTCGTCTCGAGCCCGTCGTGGGCGACGAGAGCCGCTCCCCGCGACAGCGTGGGTCCGGGCGCGAGCAGCGACACCACCGACCAGGGAGCACGTGCGGGCGAGTCGCCGAGTCCGAGAACCCCACCGGTCTCGAAGTCCGGGACGCCGAAGCGCACACCCGAGTCGTTCACGTAGAACAGCGATTCGGTGCGGGTGCTGTCCGCCTCATTCCCGGTGACCTGGATGTACTCACCCGAACCCGGCGGCAGGAACACCTGGTCGAGGGCGGGCCCCGAGCCGTCGGCTGAGGTCAGCCGGACCGGGATGTCCTTGGAGCCCAACGGGAGTGACCGGCCGGCCAGCAACGACGTCTCGGCGCGCGGTTCACCGGCGCCGCGACTCCAGGTGCGGCACAGTACCGGGTCGCCGGCGACGCCGAGCAACGCCGGTGTCTGCTCCGGGAAGTCGGAGATCGGTAGGTCCCGCACATTCTCCAGCGCGGCGAGTTGTCCCGGGGCAACCGTGGTGACCGGGGCGGCGCCGTTCGGGTCGGCCAGACGCATCATCTCAGCGGCCGGTGCGCTGATCTCCTGGACTCCGTTGCGCAGCACCACATGGTAGGTGGTCGCGTCGTCGACCCCGACCGACCTGACCACGGTCCCGACGGCGGAACCGTCGACGGCGCCGGGCCGTCCGGCGCCCGGGATCGCGGGCACCGCGAGCGGGTCGACGAGCGGAAACGCGTTGAGCAGACCCGCGGTCATCCGTCGCGGGGTGGCGGCGTCGAGGCCCAGCGCGCGCAGGACGGGCGCATCAGCGGTGTCGACGGCGGCGCGGACGGGACTCCAGGAGCCGTCCCGGAACAGCTGGTAGATCAGGAACGTCTCGCCACCGGCCGTCACGAGAACCGCGTCGGCGGGACGGGCGACACCGATCGCGTTCCCGAGTTCCGGGTCGTCGGCGATGACCGTCTGCACGATCGACTCCACCGGCGACGTCGAGGACACGGTCGAGGAATCGCACACCGTCCACGTCGAGGCGCCCGAGTGCGCGGAACCGGGCAGCGACGCCGGGGCTCCGGGAATCCCGAGCAGGGGTCCGCGCGGGTAGGGCTTGAGTTTGTTGTCCCCCAACGACGTCGGGGATGCGGAGCTGCCGGTGATCAGTCGGGCCGAGGCGAGATTGAGGACCGGGTGCAGCGTGTCCTCGATGAGGACGTGCGTGGCGCCGCTGTTCTTGCTGACCAGGATGGTGGCGTCACCGACCGAACCCTGCGGCCGGATCAGGCCCCAGATCCCGCAGCCGCCGAGCAGCAGCAGACCGAGAACGGTGCCGACGACGAGGGCTTGCAGCTGAGAACGCATCGGGTCGTGCAGCATCCGCACGTCCCGGCGCACGAGCGCGTGTTCGAGCCGCTTGATCAGGAAACGGTAACCGTTCACCTGAGCCTTGGTCGTCAGCTGACGTGCCACGACTCCCCCTGTCCCGACCGAATCCCCCGAGCTCGACGCGATCGCCGGGGACGGTTGTGATCTCCCACGGCATACCCCCTGCCGCGCGGTAGTAGCCTAACCGACAAACAGGGCCCTGACGTGTGGGGCGCCACCGGCTGTGGACGCGGTATCGGCGGGCGCGGTCGTGCACTGTCAGCACCGGTGATCGAGGGGGTCGAACCGTGGATCGGAACACGCGCGCGATGGGACTGCGCACGCTTGTGGTGATCGAGGTCATCCTGGCCGCCGGTCTCGTCATCTGGACGCTGTCGGGCAGTGTGTGGGGAAGCTCTGCGCTGGTGGCGGCGGTGATCGCCGCGGCCGGACTGGTGCGCGTCCGCGGGCGACAGTCCCTGTTCGGTCGGCTGGCCGGGCGACTGTCCTTCTCGTGGTCGCGGATCCGGCGCGACGCCGCCGACCTGTCGCCGGCCCCCTTCGACATCCCCCTCGCCACCCCGGGCGCGCACACCGCGGCACAGCGGTCGTCGGCGCCGACCACCATCGGTGCCCGCTGGGTCGGCGACACCCTGGTGACGGTCGTCCGGATCGATCCGGGTGGTCCCGCGGTCACCTACCTCACGCCGGGCAACAGCACTCTCGCCGACCCGGCCGGTCAGGTGGTGCCGCTCGACACCCTCGCCGCGTGCATCAACCCCTACGACATCCGGCTCAGCTCCATCGAGGTCATCAGTCACGGTGTGCGCGTATGGGGTTCGGGCGTCGCGCCGGCAACCTACGACCGCACTCTCGGACCTCTGTCGGCGACCGCCCAGAGGTCGGTGTTCGTCGTCCTGCGCCTGAACCCGCTCGACTGCGCCGACGCCGTCGCCCGCCGCGGCGGCGGTGCTGCCGGTGCGCTGCGCACCGCGACCGTCACCACCCGCCGGGTGGCCAAACGTCTTGCGGAGAGCGGGTTGTCGACCACGATCCTCTCCGCCGGACAGATCACCGCGATCGGCACGCAGCTGACCGAGGGCGCGAGCCTGGACTCGTTGACCGAAGAATGGGGGTCGGTGGGTGTCGCGGGCCTCCGGATGCGCAGTGCCGCCGTCGAACCCGACGCCCTCGGTGCCGTCCTGCGCGACATCTGGGTCAACCCGGCCGTCTCCACAACCGTCACCGTCCGACTCCGCCACGTCCCCGCCGAACGCCGGCGCCGCGACGGCCGCTCGACTGTCGAGGTCTCCGGCGTCGTACGGTTCAACGAGTTCCCCGCGGCCCACCGGGCTCTCTCGTCGTGGCCGGCCGGCCTGAAACCCCTCGACGGATGCCAGTTCGACGCCCTCGCGGTCGGTCTCCCCATCGCCACACCCACGCGTCTCGACCGAAACCTCCCCGCGCTCACCGGCTCCGACGCCGATGAATTCCTGGCCTCGGTCCGGCTTCCGGCGGGCGGTTGCGGCCAGCTCATCGGCGCCGACCACGCCGGCCGGGCAGTCGCGACCCGCCTGCTCGGGCCCGGGATCTCCACCGTGTCGGTCGCCGCGGGGATCCACGTCGTCGCGCAGATCGCATTGCGTGCGGTGGCCATCGGCGCGGCGGTCCGGGTACACACCGACCGACCGCACCGCTGGACCCCGGTGGTCGCCGCGATCGGCGACCCCGGCGCGTTGTCCCTCGCCGCCGACCGAACCCCCACCCGGCCCGGACCGGCGCTGGTCATCGTCGACGGCGTCGCGCCGCCCCCGCCCCAGGCCGACACCACCCGGCTGATCGTCGTGGCTCCCGGGCTCGGCGATCCCGACGGCGGGTCCACGGTCGCACTGCGGCAGAATCCACGTGCGCCGCAGGACATCTCGCTGGATGCGGGCGGTCAGACGATCCTGGTCACCATGGTCGCGACCCCGGACGAGTGGAACCTGATCGGCGGCTACCCCGAGCCGACCGCCAACGCCCCGACGGTCACCATCCGGCGCTGACGGTCACTCCACGGCACTGGCCACGGGCGACGAGTGCCCCGGCCGCGCGGTCACCGAGACCGGAACCAGCGCACGGTAGAACACCGCGCGAGCCGACGCCGCGTGAACGGTGACGTCCGGGTCGTCGTGGGTGATCCACAACGCCCGACCCGCGGGCACGGTCAACGGCGCGCCGCCGGCGGGCCGAACCTCCACGGCACCGCTCAGGACGGCCAGGATCTGCGGCCCCGGCATGTCGAAACTGATCGACGAGGCGTGATGGAGCCCGGTGCCGTCCAATTCGACTCGCGACAGCCTGAATTCGGGGGCCGGGGTGAGATAGATCCGTTCGGCACCGATCGTCCGCACCGGCGGCGAGAGCGCCGCGGCATCGACCGGGGTGAAGTCGAGGACACGCAACAGTTCGGGTACGTCGATGTGCTTGGGCGTCAGCCCACCGCGTAACACGTTGTCGGAGTTGGCCATGATCTCCACACCCGTGCCGCGTAGGTACGCGTGTAGGTTGCCCGCGGCCAGATAGAGAGACTGTCCCGGCTCCAGGTGGATGTTGTTGAGCAACAGCGACGCGAGCACTCCCGGGTCGTTCGGATAGTCCTCACCGAGCTCGCACACCGTGCGCAACTCCGCGGTGAACTCGGTCTCGCCGGTGCTCAGCGCAGCGACCGCACCGTTGAGCACGGCGGGCACGAGCTGCCTGATCAACGACTCCGGCAGCGTGAGCCAGGTGGTGAACAGCGCCCGCAGGCCCTCCGAATCCGGTTGTCCGGCGAGCATTCCCAGGTACGGATCGAGCTCACTCACCTGCAATTCCCGGAGAAGACGAATGGTCACCTCGGGTGTACGGAAACCGGCCAGCGCGTTGAACGGGGTGATCGCGACGATCAACTCGGGCTTGTGCCACGGGTCGCGGTAATTGCGGTCGCGGGCGTCGATGGCCAGGCCGCGGGCGTTCTCGCGTTCGAACCCCGCGCGTGCCTGCTCGGAGGACGGATGTGCCTGCAGCGACAGTGGTTCCTCGGCGGCGAGGACCTTGAGCAGGAACGGGAGTCGGTTGCCGAAGGCGGCCGTACTCTCCGCACCGAGAGCCCCGAGGGGGTCTGCGTCGATCACGTCGACGAGGTCCTGCTCGACGCCGTTGACGTCGATGCAGCGCGCCGAACCCGCCGGATGCGAACCGAACCACAGTTCCGCCTCGGGGTGCGCCGAGGGCACCGGCCTGCCCTGCATCGACGCGATCGCCGTCCGGGAACCCCACGCATAGGGGCGCACCACACCGTCGATGATTCTCATTGCATCGTGTTCCCAACCAGACGGAGGTACACCGCCGCCATCTCGACCCGTAGTGCCACGATCAGGAAATCCCGGACATCCCCCGGGCCGTCGGCCACCGGATCATCGCCGGGCGCCGGGCGCAGGTCGTCCCACTGCGCGACGCCGGCACCGGCATCTGCCGGCGCACCCTCCGCGCGATCGGCGCCGACCACCAGGTCCACGTCGCCCAGGCCGGCGACCCGCTGCCTGGTGTACCACTCGCGGCGGGCGGTCGAGACCACCAGCACACGGGGCGTCTGCGCCGGGGGTGGGCCGTCGATGTCGGGGTCGTAGAAGATCGAGTCCGCGGCAGGCGCCCCGCCGGACCTCGCCTCGAGCAGGCGCGACATCCGTGAGACATCGGCGAGTTCGGCTGCGGCACCGACGACTCCGGCCAGACCCACCAGGCTGGTGACGGCATGTCGCGCCACGACGGCTCCCGCCGGACTGTCCGCGCTCCACACCGAGGGGCGGTCCTGGATGCGCAGGGCCAGCGACTTCGCCCGGTTGCGGAAGGTCTCGCGACCGGGGTGGTCGGCGGATGCCTCCTCGTCGAGGGCGTCGGCCAGTTCGTCGAGCACGGGCGCCGTACCGGTGAAGCGAACCTGCGACAGCGCCCCGAACACCGCCAGGAGTGCGGCCACGAAGCCCACGAACCGGAACCGGGGTTCGATGTCGAAACGCGGCGAAAGATCTATTCCGTTGCCGCCCAACGCATCCCGAAGCGGGCCCGCGACCGGGGCGACCACGACGACCTCGGCCCGCCTGCGATGAGCACGCGCCGCCGCATCGGCCAGGGACATGTCGCCGGCATCGTCGCCCGCGACGACCACCACGTCGAGCGGTCCGACCCAGCCGGGCAACACCGGACCGCTCACCACGGGTACGTCCACACGCGAGGCGAGAGTCGCGACCGCGAGTTCCGCGGCCCGATGCGACACACCGCTGGCGCCGTGGACCACGACGACGCTGCGGGGCCGGAGATCGGCCAGGGGCGCGAGGACACCCTCACGAGCCGCTTCGGCGACTGCGCGGACCTGCGCGCCCGCGAGGGCGACAGCTCTCAGCAACCCGTCGAGATCCGCGGAGATCAGCTCCTCGGCATCATCGAGGTCAGGGGAACCGGTACGCATGTGACCAGGGTAGCCAGCCCGCGGTGTCGGCGCCCACGTACGCGGCACAGACGTCGCGACGGACCCCCGGCGATCGGTCGGGCCGGTACTCGTCTCGCGGCCCCCGACAGCGACAACAGGTTCCACGCCCCCCGCGTGGTGGTGTCCGGTCAGTCGACCGGATCCGGTAGAACCCGAAGATGTCCGCGACGACCGGGACGGGGTCGCGTCTGATGGCGTGGCGCACCCGCGCCGCCCGCGGACTGCGGGTCGACGGGACCTGCCCGGTGCCGACCGGAACGACGATCCTCGACGGCGGCGTCCACCCCGGCATCGGCCAGACGGGAGTCACCCAGACGGGGCCCGTCGAAGGCGTCGAGCGAATCGACCGGGCCGCGGTCCACGAAACGGGGACGACCACCGCCCGCCACGGCACCGGCCTCACGGACAGCCTCGGCGAGCGCCGTCAGTTCCTGATCCTCCGCGGGCGGCGCCGAGAAGCCCCGCTCGCTGCGCAGCATCTCCCAGCCGCGCGGGACGGTGATCCGGCGGGCATGGTCATCGCACAGATCCCAGGAGTGCGGCTCCACCGACGTCGCGAGCGGGCCGATGACCGCGGTCGACTCGGAATAGACGAAGGTCAGGGTAGCCACCGCGGATCGGGCGCAGCCGGGTCGGCAGCACAGACGGGGAAGCTTCACGTGACGAGATTAGCCCTCGCCGCCTACAACCACTGCGGCGACACGCTCAGAACGAGGCGCCACCGGGCGAGACACCGGCCACCCCGACCTCCTAGACTCGCGCCATGCGCATCGACCCGAAGCCGGCTCCTCGTGGCTCCTCCGGAACCCCGGGGCCCCGACGCGGCCGTCGGCGTCCGGGGCGTCATCGCGACCGGCGCG
It contains:
- the eccB gene encoding type VII secretion protein EccB, translated to MARQLTTKAQVNGYRFLIKRLEHALVRRDVRMLHDPMRSQLQALVVGTVLGLLLLGGCGIWGLIRPQGSVGDATILVSKNSGATHVLIEDTLHPVLNLASARLITGSSASPTSLGDNKLKPYPRGPLLGIPGAPASLPGSAHSGASTWTVCDSSTVSSTSPVESIVQTVIADDPELGNAIGVARPADAVLVTAGGETFLIYQLFRDGSWSPVRAAVDTADAPVLRALGLDAATPRRMTAGLLNAFPLVDPLAVPAIPGAGRPGAVDGSAVGTVVRSVGVDDATTYHVVLRNGVQEISAPAAEMMRLADPNGAAPVTTVAPGQLAALENVRDLPISDFPEQTPALLGVAGDPVLCRTWSRGAGEPRAETSLLAGRSLPLGSKDIPVRLTSADGSGPALDQVFLPPGSGEYIQVTGNEADSTRTESLFYVNDSGVRFGVPDFETGGVLGLGDSPARAPWSVVSLLAPGPTLSRGAALVAHDGLETTGIAPDGE
- the eccE gene encoding type VII secretion protein EccE; this encodes MDRNTRAMGLRTLVVIEVILAAGLVIWTLSGSVWGSSALVAAVIAAAGLVRVRGRQSLFGRLAGRLSFSWSRIRRDAADLSPAPFDIPLATPGAHTAAQRSSAPTTIGARWVGDTLVTVVRIDPGGPAVTYLTPGNSTLADPAGQVVPLDTLAACINPYDIRLSSIEVISHGVRVWGSGVAPATYDRTLGPLSATAQRSVFVVLRLNPLDCADAVARRGGGAAGALRTATVTTRRVAKRLAESGLSTTILSAGQITAIGTQLTEGASLDSLTEEWGSVGVAGLRMRSAAVEPDALGAVLRDIWVNPAVSTTVTVRLRHVPAERRRRDGRSTVEVSGVVRFNEFPAAHRALSSWPAGLKPLDGCQFDALAVGLPIATPTRLDRNLPALTGSDADEFLASVRLPAGGCGQLIGADHAGRAVATRLLGPGISTVSVAAGIHVVAQIALRAVAIGAAVRVHTDRPHRWTPVVAAIGDPGALSLAADRTPTRPGPALVIVDGVAPPPPQADTTRLIVVAPGLGDPDGGSTVALRQNPRAPQDISLDAGGQTILVTMVATPDEWNLIGGYPEPTANAPTVTIRR
- the manA gene encoding mannose-6-phosphate isomerase, class I, with the protein product MRIIDGVVRPYAWGSRTAIASMQGRPVPSAHPEAELWFGSHPAGSARCIDVNGVEQDLVDVIDADPLGALGAESTAAFGNRLPFLLKVLAAEEPLSLQAHPSSEQARAGFERENARGLAIDARDRNYRDPWHKPELIVAITPFNALAGFRTPEVTIRLLRELQVSELDPYLGMLAGQPDSEGLRALFTTWLTLPESLIRQLVPAVLNGAVAALSTGETEFTAELRTVCELGEDYPNDPGVLASLLLNNIHLEPGQSLYLAAGNLHAYLRGTGVEIMANSDNVLRGGLTPKHIDVPELLRVLDFTPVDAAALSPPVRTIGAERIYLTPAPEFRLSRVELDGTGLHHASSISFDMPGPQILAVLSGAVEVRPAGGAPLTVPAGRALWITHDDPDVTVHAASARAVFYRALVPVSVTARPGHSSPVASAVE
- a CDS encoding DUF3499 domain-containing protein, producing MKLPRLCCRPGCARSAVATLTFVYSESTAVIGPLATSVEPHSWDLCDDHARRITVPRGWEMLRSERGFSAPPAEDQELTALAEAVREAGAVAGGGRPRFVDRGPVDSLDAFDGPRLGDSRLADAGVDAAVEDRRSGRHRAGPVDPQSAGGAGAPRHQTRPRPGRRGHLRVLPDPVD